In one Sulfuricella sp. genomic region, the following are encoded:
- a CDS encoding EAL domain-containing protein has product MTNNNDTGKTMQLIFSPAIALLNRMSYTRKFTLLWLMSLVAVAIVVYSLFVSLDRVIQPSQRELEGLVLIDPVSRAVQVIQQHRGISVALLGGNEAMKDRLAAKEMSVASAFRAMEEALPAGLTSGEDFRLLKAGWERLRKEGTHWTVDENFAAHTRMIEQLQSLKSSIADDYALTLDGELATLYLIDSNVNRLPHVLEHLGQLRAYGTGILAGKQIDGRQAIKLNSLIAELDSSLDELETSIRKTVRHNPAVRDSLLEAYGGIADSARTLAGLVKADILTGRFATAPEVFLDMATAEIDRGYAQMYESLLPTTRTLIERRIAKAKNALLTSVAGALLIFLLVVYISVSIYYAIIGSIQSLVHSAQTFAAGDLDVRVKLDTRDEISHIGDSFNKMADGFNALLDERKRAEQEIKGLSAHLQHILASTPALHYACRIDGERLVPTYASPNIKDLWGYDLEEYLGEDGWWWSGMHPEERDGIAGAFRAAVMAGRDSRYAHEYRFQRKDGAYRWVHDELQIIRDPAGRPLEIVGSWMDITQRKRVELELEESKERFYTIIETALDAVVQMDTEGTITGWNARAEKIFGWPREEAIGRAMDETIIPPQYREAHTQGLKHFLAAGEGVILNSQVELLALHRDGHEFPVELSVVPIRTANQYEFSAFIHDITNRKKFESLVWKQANFDELTGLPNRHMFYDRLAQETRKADRTGLSMALLYIDLDHFKEINDTLGHSMGDVLLVDAARRISACVRESDTVARLGGDEFIIVLTELNEIGRIDALTQDILHELAKPFRLGSEVAYITASIGITLYPHDAAGLEELVKNADQAMYAAKNAGRNRFSYFTQAMQQTAQAKLKLTNDLRGALAGHQFEVHYQPIVELATGRIHKAEALIRWQHPERGFVSPAEFIPLAEESGLIVEIGDWVFREAASQAKRWRTLYDAEFQISVNMSPVQFRSASNPCQAWSACLQALDLPGQSMVIEITEGLLLEAEQGVMDKLLRFHETGIQISLDDFGTGYSSLSYLQKFDIDYLKIDQSFTRNLTPGSSNMVLSEAIIMMAHRLDMAVVAEGVETEAQRELLANAGCNHGQGFLFSRPVAAEEFEMLLKTNQAATSLV; this is encoded by the coding sequence ATGACGAACAATAATGACACTGGCAAAACAATGCAACTGATCTTTTCGCCCGCCATCGCCCTGCTGAACCGCATGAGCTACACCAGGAAATTTACCCTGCTGTGGCTGATGTCGCTGGTCGCGGTTGCCATTGTGGTGTACAGCCTGTTTGTCAGCCTCGATCGGGTCATCCAGCCTTCGCAGCGGGAACTGGAAGGCCTGGTGCTGATCGATCCGGTTTCCCGCGCCGTGCAGGTCATCCAGCAGCACCGCGGGATTTCGGTCGCGCTACTCGGCGGCAACGAGGCCATGAAAGACCGGCTTGCCGCCAAGGAAATGAGTGTAGCCTCGGCATTCAGGGCGATGGAGGAGGCGCTGCCCGCCGGCCTGACTTCGGGCGAAGACTTCCGGCTACTCAAGGCCGGATGGGAGCGGCTGCGCAAGGAGGGAACCCATTGGACGGTGGATGAGAACTTCGCCGCGCATACCCGCATGATCGAACAGCTCCAGTCATTGAAGTCGTCAATCGCCGATGATTATGCGCTGACCCTGGACGGCGAACTCGCCACGCTCTACCTGATCGATAGCAACGTTAACAGGCTGCCCCATGTGCTTGAACATCTTGGCCAGCTCCGCGCATATGGCACCGGCATTCTGGCCGGGAAGCAGATCGACGGGCGCCAGGCAATCAAGCTGAACAGCCTGATTGCCGAGCTTGACAGTTCGCTCGATGAACTTGAGACCAGCATCAGAAAGACCGTGCGCCACAATCCGGCGGTACGCGATTCGCTCCTGGAGGCGTATGGCGGCATCGCCGATTCGGCGCGCACGCTGGCCGGTCTGGTGAAGGCGGATATCCTGACCGGGCGTTTTGCCACCGCTCCGGAAGTCTTCCTGGATATGGCCACCGCGGAGATCGACAGGGGCTACGCGCAAATGTATGAATCCCTGCTGCCGACAACCAGAACGCTAATCGAGAGACGTATCGCCAAGGCAAAAAACGCACTGCTCACGAGCGTTGCCGGCGCATTGCTGATATTTTTACTGGTGGTCTATATCTCGGTCAGCATCTACTACGCCATTATCGGCAGCATCCAGTCGCTGGTCCATTCCGCACAAACCTTTGCCGCGGGCGACCTGGACGTGCGGGTCAAGCTCGATACGCGCGACGAGATCAGCCATATCGGCGACAGTTTCAACAAGATGGCCGACGGGTTCAACGCCCTGCTCGATGAGCGCAAGCGGGCGGAGCAGGAGATAAAGGGCTTGTCCGCTCACCTGCAACATATTCTCGCCAGTACCCCCGCGCTGCATTACGCCTGCCGTATCGACGGCGAACGCCTGGTGCCGACCTATGCCAGCCCGAACATAAAAGACTTGTGGGGCTACGACCTGGAGGAGTATCTGGGTGAGGACGGCTGGTGGTGGTCCGGCATGCATCCCGAAGAGCGCGACGGCATCGCCGGCGCCTTTCGTGCCGCCGTGATGGCTGGCCGCGACAGCCGTTATGCCCACGAATACCGCTTCCAGCGCAAGGACGGGGCTTACCGCTGGGTGCACGATGAATTGCAGATCATCCGCGACCCGGCCGGGCGCCCTCTTGAGATCGTGGGTTCCTGGATGGATATCACCCAGCGCAAGCGCGTGGAGCTGGAGCTGGAAGAGAGCAAGGAGCGGTTTTACACCATTATCGAGACCGCACTGGACGCCGTGGTGCAGATGGATACCGAAGGCACCATCACCGGCTGGAACGCCCGGGCGGAGAAGATTTTCGGCTGGCCACGGGAAGAGGCGATAGGGCGGGCGATGGACGAAACGATCATCCCGCCCCAGTACCGCGAAGCACATACGCAGGGATTGAAACACTTCCTGGCCGCCGGCGAGGGGGTGATCCTGAATTCACAGGTCGAGCTGCTGGCGCTGCACCGCGACGGGCATGAATTCCCCGTCGAATTGTCCGTCGTCCCGATCAGGACGGCAAACCAGTACGAGTTCAGCGCTTTTATCCACGACATCACCAACAGGAAGAAATTCGAAAGCCTGGTCTGGAAGCAGGCCAACTTCGATGAACTGACCGGCCTGCCCAACCGCCACATGTTCTACGACCGGCTGGCGCAGGAAACCAGGAAGGCGGATCGCACCGGCCTGAGCATGGCCTTGCTGTACATCGACCTCGACCATTTCAAGGAAATCAACGACACGCTCGGGCACAGCATGGGCGATGTCCTGCTGGTGGATGCGGCGCGCCGCATCAGCGCCTGTGTGCGCGAGAGCGATACGGTGGCGCGCCTGGGCGGGGACGAATTCATCATCGTGCTGACGGAACTCAACGAAATCGGCCGGATCGATGCGCTGACCCAGGACATCCTCCACGAGCTTGCCAAGCCTTTCCGGCTGGGCAGCGAGGTGGCCTATATAACCGCCAGCATCGGCATCACGCTGTATCCGCACGATGCCGCCGGGCTGGAAGAGCTGGTCAAGAACGCCGACCAGGCGATGTATGCCGCCAAGAATGCCGGGCGGAACCGCTTCAGCTACTTCACCCAGGCGATGCAGCAAACGGCGCAGGCCAAGCTGAAATTGACCAATGACCTGCGCGGGGCGCTGGCGGGCCACCAGTTCGAGGTGCATTACCAGCCCATTGTCGAACTGGCCACCGGCCGTATTCACAAGGCAGAGGCGCTGATCCGCTGGCAGCATCCGGAACGCGGCTTCGTCAGCCCCGCCGAGTTTATTCCGCTGGCCGAGGAATCCGGGCTGATTGTCGAAATCGGCGACTGGGTCTTCAGGGAAGCGGCAAGCCAGGCCAAACGCTGGAGGACTTTGTACGATGCGGAATTCCAGATCAGCGTGAACATGTCGCCCGTACAGTTCCGCAGCGCCAGCAACCCGTGCCAGGCATGGTCTGCCTGCTTGCAGGCGCTTGATCTGCCGGGGCAAAGCATGGTGATTGAAATCACCGAGGGGCTGTTGCTCGAAGCGGAGCAGGGCGTGATGGACAAGCTGCTGCGATTCCATGAGACAGGCATTCAGATATCGCTCGACGATTTCGGCACGGGCTATTCCTCGCTGTCCTATCTCCAGAAATTCGACATCGACTACCTGAAGATAGACCAGTCCTTTACCCGCAATCTGACACCCGGCTCAAGCAACATGGTGCTATCCGAGGCCATCATCATGATGGCGCACCGGCTCGACATGGCAGTGGTCGCCGAGGGCGTGGAAACGGAGGCGCAACGCGAGCTGCTGGCCAATGCCGGGTGCAACCATGGGCAAGGATTTTTGTTCTCCAGGCCGGTAGCCGCCGAGGAATTCGAGATGTTGCTGAAGACCAATCAGGCCGCCACGTCACTTGTCTGA